The segment GACTATAATTAAAAGAAAATAAGGAGTTAAAATGAAAATATTATATTTTATGCTCTTTTTTCTATTATCTAATCTTATTTTTTCACTGGATTGTTCTGTTTTGGGATATGAGAAAAAAGACGGCAGAGTTTATTATTCTTCTAATAGAGAGGGTAGAATATTAATACCGGAAGCAGATATATCTACATTTATATCTGAGGATTTTGTCGGCGCCAGCCATTCAAGGTATGCGAAAGATAAAAAGAACGTATATTTTGAAGGTAAAATTATGGGAAACCTGGATGCTGCTACATTTCGGATATTGGCTTTAGATTTTGAACATGCAGGAGTATGGGGGACTTCATGCCAGATACCTGATGTTACATATGTCAGCAAAGACAGTATTTACTTTGAAAATAATAAGATAAAAAATGCTGATTCCAAAACATTTCAAGCATTAGGTTACGGATATTCAAAAGATAAAAGCAAGGTTTATTACAAAGAAAATGAAATAGCAGATGCTGATGCGAAGAGTTTTGTATTAGTGACTGATAATAATGATATTCAAAAAGAAGGCAAAATGATTTTTAGTTTAGGTCACAGATATGGGAAAGATAAAAACAACGTATACTACAAAGGGGAAAAACTTAAAAATTCTGATTCGAAAACATTCGTAGTAATAGATACAATATACTCAAAGGATAAAAATAACGTATATAACAATGGGAAAATAAATGAGGAAACAGATTCAGCAACATTTCAGAAAATAGACAGCAGATTTTATAAAGATAAAGACAATGTTTATTATTTTAGCCGGAAATTGGATAAAATCAATCCGGCTGCATTTGAGATAGTCAGTACTGAATATTTTAGGGATGATTCTCGGGTATATTATATAAAAGGATATAATGAAATAAGAGAACTAGAGAATTCAAATCCTGAATATTTTAAAATAGAGAGTAAAAATTATTCAAAGGATAATATTAACTTCTACTACAAAGATGAAAAAATATCTGAAGCAGACATAAAAACAATGAATATTATTGATGATAATTATTCAAAAGATAAAAATAATGTATATCATTTATCCAAAAAAATAAAAAATGCTGACCCGAAAACATTTCAGGCTTTAGGAGAAAATTATTATAAAGATAAAAATAATATATACTGGTATGGGGAAAAAATAAAAGGGGCAGATTTAAAAACTTTTGAGGTGTTATATTGGGGATATGCAAGAGATAAAAACAGAGTTTATGACAGCGGCAGATTCATAGAGGGGGCAGACCCAAAAACATTTATTATACCGGGATAATATAAGGGAATGTTTCTTTATTCCTAATAAAATAGGGACTTAGGTCAGTTGATCATAAGTCTCTGTTTTTTTATGATGATAATTTATCTGTGAAAATATTTTATTGATTCAAATCTACAGCCGATAAAAAACTTTCCTTGATATAACTGCAATAAGTGAGGTAATCAGCACAGCTGAAAAAATAATTAGATATGTCTGATCTTTTAATGTGCCAAATAAAAAGCCGTACAGTATCTGACCAACAGGACGGGCGCAGGTAATTACCGCAATAGCATATGACATAACTTTGCCGATCATATGTTTAGGGGTTTCTTTTTGAATAAAAGTTATCATCGTGATTCCCAGCATGGTTCCTATTGCCATAAAAATAAAACAGGAAACTGTTATAATCACATAAGAAAGCATTGGCGGCAAGTGGAAAAGCAAAACAATACCTACAGGTATTACTGCAAGAGCTGCACCTAATAAAATCAGCCAGACTCTTTGTATTCTTAGTTTTGAAGACAGTATCCCGACTAAAATTCCCCCTGTAAGTGCACCTATTCCCATAAGTCCCTGTGTTAATCCGTAAAGTTCGTTTGAGAGTGACAGCGTTATTTTAATAATGATCGGGATACCAACTATAATCATCGAGGTCAGAAACAGATTAAATGATGATATGATCAGTATGCTTTTAGATATTGCGGGGTTGCTTCTGCCTATGAATTTTATGCTTTCTTTTAAATCACTTTTTATTATAGATAAAATACCATCATTATCCGGCTGCTTTGTAAAAGGAATTTTTATGAAAATTTCCATTACGGCAGAAATAAAAAAGCTGATGCCGCTGATAATAATAATAGGTACTATTTCCAGAATACCGTATAACAGTCCGCCTAAAACCGGGCCTGCAAAACCTGAAAGAGACTCAACCTGATTTATAACAGCGTTAGCTTTTAATAAATTCTTTTTAGATGCAAGAACTGGCAGACTTGACTGTACAGCGGGTTCATAAAAAGATTGTATAACAGACAGACAGATCATCAGAATACTGATCAGCACAATTACATTATGATCTGTAAAAACAAGACCAAATAATGCTATAAGAAAAGCTGTGATAAAATCTAGTATTACCATAATATTTCTGCGGTTAACCCGATCAGCCAGAATTCCTCCCACAGGTGAAAAAATTACTGCCGGAATTATTGAAATTGCCAAAACAGTACCAAAAGCCGCAGGAGACCCAGTTTTGTCCAATATGTATAATGGCAGGGCAAAACGTAAAATTGCATTGCCGAATAAAGAGATTATCTGATCGATAACCATCAATGTAAAGTCCTGATTGAATAATTTTTCAATGTTCATTTTAATTACTCCTGTTTATTTGAAATTTGTTTCCTTGGAAACATATTTGAATGATAACATAATATTGTATCCTTGTCAACAAAAATCAAAAAAACCTGATTATGTTAGAATCAGGCAATGTGATTTATTATTTAAATTTATTTTGATTTTGCATTTATATTTTGTTTTTTCATTTCTGCATCTAAATGTTCGGTATATTTATTGATAAAACTGATCATACTGTCGAACTGTTCCTCGGATATTTGTTCAAATATAACTTCATCCCGCTTAACAAATTCTTTGTGAAGTTTCTCATGGATATTATAAACGGTTTTTCCCTGCTCTGTAAGTCTAAAATAGATTTCTTTTTTGTTATCCGGACTTTGA is part of the Sebaldella sp. S0638 genome and harbors:
- a CDS encoding DKNYY domain-containing protein — its product is MKILYFMLFFLLSNLIFSLDCSVLGYEKKDGRVYYSSNREGRILIPEADISTFISEDFVGASHSRYAKDKKNVYFEGKIMGNLDAATFRILALDFEHAGVWGTSCQIPDVTYVSKDSIYFENNKIKNADSKTFQALGYGYSKDKSKVYYKENEIADADAKSFVLVTDNNDIQKEGKMIFSLGHRYGKDKNNVYYKGEKLKNSDSKTFVVIDTIYSKDKNNVYNNGKINEETDSATFQKIDSRFYKDKDNVYYFSRKLDKINPAAFEIVSTEYFRDDSRVYYIKGYNEIRELENSNPEYFKIESKNYSKDNINFYYKDEKISEADIKTMNIIDDNYSKDKNNVYHLSKKIKNADPKTFQALGENYYKDKNNIYWYGEKIKGADLKTFEVLYWGYARDKNRVYDSGRFIEGADPKTFIIPG
- a CDS encoding MFS transporter encodes the protein MNIEKLFNQDFTLMVIDQIISLFGNAILRFALPLYILDKTGSPAAFGTVLAISIIPAVIFSPVGGILADRVNRRNIMVILDFITAFLIALFGLVFTDHNVIVLISILMICLSVIQSFYEPAVQSSLPVLASKKNLLKANAVINQVESLSGFAGPVLGGLLYGILEIVPIIIISGISFFISAVMEIFIKIPFTKQPDNDGILSIIKSDLKESIKFIGRSNPAISKSILIISSFNLFLTSMIIVGIPIIIKITLSLSNELYGLTQGLMGIGALTGGILVGILSSKLRIQRVWLILLGAALAVIPVGIVLLFHLPPMLSYVIITVSCFIFMAIGTMLGITMITFIQKETPKHMIGKVMSYAIAVITCARPVGQILYGFLFGTLKDQTYLIIFSAVLITSLIAVISRKVFYRL